The proteins below come from a single Drosophila miranda strain MSH22 chromosome Y unlocalized genomic scaffold, D.miranda_PacBio2.1 Contig_Y1_pilon, whole genome shotgun sequence genomic window:
- the LOC117185758 gene encoding GTP-binding protein 1-like, translated as MHSNSMNNIQSVPPPPVAGAGVGVGIKTARSNIFNVDGLPQQMASLTIDYSSIRGKDVLVEPNEGQMELLQKRLLDRIADNCGEAIYEIGVGEDGSDKELNPEQFDASVSTLHLLAANIDADVVKLRERRSEKGQTAQFLIRKHIETTDFMEIRVAVVGNVDAGKSTLLGVLTHGELDNGRGHARQRLFRHKHEIESGRTSSVGNDILGFDGVGNVVNKPDHGHLDWVKICENSAKVITFIDLAGHESYLKTTVFGMTGHAPDFGMLMIGANAGIIGMTKEHLGLALALAVPVFVVVTKIDMCPANVLLDNMKMLFKMLKSQGCRKVPVVVRTQDDVVLSATNFVNERLCPIFQVSNVTGDNLKLLKTFLNLLSTRMAGSESLPAEFQIDDVYSVPGVGTVVSGTCLQGTIKLNDGLMLGPDAVGAFVPITIKSIHRKRMNVARVRCGQTASFALKKIKRAYLRKGMVMVSPDLKPQACWEFEGEILVLHHPTTISARYQAMVHCGSIRQTASIIHMSRDCLRTGDKAQVKFRFIKQPEYIRPGQRLVFREGRTKAVGNILRPMPHAAASPYRPKPAKMQSRSQNGGSNGTNNRLQGQGSSSGASCSKDCGEEKLNGDKREGGSRRGGKRKRNNRPPLPGTNQSNGSAALTLPLPGGEAPSSAASTACPE; from the exons ATGCATAGCAATAGTATGAATAACATACAGAGCGTCCCGCCACCCCCCGTGGCTGGTgcgggcgtgggcgtgggcatTAAGACGGCCCGCAGCAACATCTTCAACGTGGATGGTTTGCCGCAGCAGATGGCCAGCCTGACCATCGACTACTCCAGCATTCGAGGCAAGGATGTGCTGGTGGAGCCGAATGAGGGTCAAATGGAGCTGCTCCAGAAGCGGCTCCTTGATCGCATAGCGGACAATTGTGGGGAGGCCATCTACGAGATTGGCGTTGGCGAGG ATGGCAGCGATAAGGAGCTGAATCCGGAGCAATTCGATGCCTCCGTGAGCACGTTGCATCTGCTGGCAGCCAACATTGATGCCGACGTGGTCAAGCTGCGTGAGCGGCGGTCAGAAAAGGGACAGACGGCCCAGTTTCTCATACGGAAGCACATCGAGACGACCGATTTCATGGAGATACG AGTGGCCGTTGTGGGTAATGTGGACGCTGGCAAGTCCACCCTGCTGGGCGTGCTCACCCATGGGGAGCTGGACAATGGACGCGGTCATGCGCGCCAGCGACTCTTTCGGCACAAGCACGAAATTGAGAGCGGACGGACCAGCTCCGTGGGCAACGACATACTGGGCTTCGATGGGGTGGGCAACGTGGTCAACAAGCCGGATCATGGACACCTGGACTGGGTCAAAATCTGCGAGAACTCTGCCAAGGTCATCACCTTCATCGATCTGGCAGGGCACGAGAGCTACCTTAAAACCACAGTCTTCGGCATGACTGGACATGCTCCAGACTTCGGGATGTTGATG ATCGGGGCTAATGCTGGCATCATTGGAATGACCAAAGAGCACTTAGGcttggccctggccctggccgtGCCCGTCTTCGTGGTGGTCACTAAGATCGACATGTGTCCTGCCAACGTGTTGCTAGACAACATGAAGATGCTATTTAAGATGCTCAAGTCGCAGGGGTGCCGCAAGGTGCCCGTGGTGGTGCGCACCCAGGACGACGTCGTCCTTAGTGCCACGAACTTCGTCAACGAGCGTCTGTGCCCCATTTTCCAGGTGTCCAATGTGACCGGAGACAACCTGAAGCTGTTGAAAACGTTCCTTAATCTGCTGAGCACGCGGATGGCCGGCTCCGAGAGTCTACCAGCCGAGTTCCAGATCGACGATGTCTACTCTGTGCCAGGCGTCGGCACGGTAGTCTCGGGAACTTGCCTCCAAGGCACCATCAAGTTGAACGACGGTCTCATGCTTGGCCCTGATGCAGTGGGGGCCTTCGTGCCGATCACTATCAAGAGCATACACCGGAAGAGGATGAACGTGGCACGCGTGCGCTGTGGTCAGACGGCAAGCTTCGCCCTGAAGAAGATAAAGCGGGCCTACCTGAGGAAGGGGATGGTGATGGTGTCGCCGGACTTGAAGCCCCAGGCCTGCTGGGAGTTCGAGGGAGAGATTCTGGTGCTCCATCACCCCACCACCATTTCAGCCAGATACCAGGCGATGGTCCATTGCGGCAGCATACGCCAGACGGCATCCATCATACACATGTCGCGTGACTGCCTCCGCACGGGCGACAAGGCCCAAGTGAAGTTCCGCTTCATCAAGCAGCCGGAGTACATACGACCCGGTCAGCGTCTGGTATTCCGCGAGGGACGCACCAAGGCAGTGGGTAACATCCTGCGACCTATGCCCCACGCAGCCGCTTCTCCTTACCGCCCCAAGCCTGCCAAGATGCAATCCCGATCTCAGAACGGCGGAAGCAATGGCACCAACAATCGACTGCAGGGCCAGGGAAGCTCCTCCGGAGCTAGTTGCAGCAAAGACTGTGGCGAGGAGAAGCTGAATGGCGACAAGCGCGAGGGCGGCAGCCGTCGAGGCGGCAAGCGGAAACGAAACAATCGCCCGCCACTGCCCGGGACGAATCAATCCAACGGCTCTGCAGCCCTAACGCTACCGCTTCCCGGCGGCGAGGCACCGTCCTCGGCTGCCTCCACGGCGTGCCCGGAGTGA